A single region of the Nitrosomonas sp. Is79A3 genome encodes:
- a CDS encoding OmpA family protein, protein MMRSIVIGLSVIFFSLTAIVTFKALKLPASATSYQDFRPEIMPMPVPPVSAPAPSPALESTPDAFSYSTENPDSNKTLVGGVEKTITQFENQLATTEGTFNDTNTADTKSQPRILTVFGGKTFPSGQDVIQDVAYATIEKLVKEISSSPGSRILIEGHTDNVPTGKPGSDNMDLSLRRAKAIANILVLHGIPMDRISVTGYGDTNPIYSNTTEEGRAKNRRVEVKLMPQEGNN, encoded by the coding sequence ATGATGCGTTCTATTGTTATTGGGCTGTCTGTTATATTTTTTTCCCTGACTGCCATTGTCACGTTTAAGGCGCTAAAACTTCCTGCATCCGCAACTTCTTATCAAGATTTCCGGCCAGAAATAATGCCTATGCCTGTACCGCCAGTTTCTGCACCTGCACCTTCACCTGCACTTGAATCAACCCCTGATGCTTTCAGTTATTCAACTGAAAATCCGGATTCCAATAAGACTCTTGTTGGAGGCGTTGAAAAAACAATTACCCAGTTTGAAAACCAACTGGCAACAACTGAAGGCACATTTAATGACACTAATACTGCCGATACTAAATCTCAACCGCGCATCCTGACAGTATTTGGTGGCAAAACATTTCCTTCCGGACAGGATGTTATCCAGGATGTTGCTTACGCTACGATTGAAAAATTGGTCAAAGAAATATCATCATCTCCAGGCAGTCGCATTCTGATAGAAGGCCATACCGACAACGTGCCAACCGGTAAACCAGGTAGTGACAATATGGATTTATCATTGCGCCGGGCAAAAGCCATCGCGAACATCTTGGTGTTGCACGGCATCCCGATGGATCGGATATCTGTCACTGGTTATGGTGATACAAATCCGATATATTCCAACACTACAGAAGAAGGCAGAGCAAAAAACCGTAGAGTCGAAGTAAAACTAATGCCGCAAGAAGGAAATAATTAA
- a CDS encoding AAA family ATPase, which produces MHMYAQHFNLNLLPFENVPDPLFFYDQGDHARIRKQISGSLQSGRGLIVVTGPIGSGKTTLSQMIKSDFPEDIKVIWMAEPPASSSDLYLFLAQELGLQPTSSEKTFVMRDIRNALLKINSEGKKCLVIMDESHLMSEDVINGIRLLNNLEEGSTKLIQLLLLGQEELMEKINKPEMAPFKQRIAALETLGKMNVDRVLKYITHRIQVAGGATSLISDTGWEALSIAFSSGGTPRTINSLCDRSFNIAYERNKLNVDAQDVYEATQRMGLVTDVFHYIILLNNRERKKLESQQVTDNAAPETAPPSPEREQPISPVAKKTEQKKKVTPNNEMPEIPGVKIDVSEKSYDDIAKSIKAKYEQKGLMVPATLLALSMIAFMISIWFFCHRTDSIGFLGCLMDLLSF; this is translated from the coding sequence ATGCATATGTACGCACAGCACTTTAACCTTAATTTACTTCCATTTGAGAATGTACCGGACCCGCTATTCTTTTATGATCAGGGTGATCATGCTCGTATACGCAAACAAATCTCCGGATCTTTACAAAGCGGCCGAGGTTTAATCGTCGTAACCGGACCAATCGGCTCCGGCAAGACCACCCTCAGTCAGATGATAAAGTCTGATTTTCCCGAAGACATCAAGGTAATCTGGATGGCTGAGCCGCCTGCAAGCAGCTCTGACCTGTATCTGTTTCTCGCGCAGGAGCTTGGATTACAACCTACATCATCCGAGAAAACCTTTGTAATGCGGGATATCAGAAATGCGCTGTTAAAAATCAATTCTGAAGGAAAAAAATGCCTAGTCATTATGGATGAATCACATCTGATGTCAGAGGATGTTATCAACGGCATTCGTTTACTGAACAATCTTGAAGAAGGATCCACCAAACTCATTCAGCTACTGCTTCTCGGTCAAGAAGAATTGATGGAAAAGATCAACAAACCGGAGATGGCGCCCTTTAAGCAGCGGATCGCCGCACTTGAAACACTGGGAAAAATGAATGTTGATAGAGTACTGAAATATATTACGCATCGTATTCAAGTAGCCGGTGGCGCCACCAGCCTCATTTCAGATACCGGGTGGGAAGCACTTTCGATCGCATTTAGCTCCGGCGGAACACCACGGACGATTAACTCTCTGTGTGACAGGTCATTCAATATCGCATATGAACGAAATAAATTAAACGTTGATGCGCAAGATGTTTATGAAGCGACACAGAGAATGGGATTGGTAACCGATGTGTTTCATTACATTATCTTGCTCAACAACAGAGAAAGAAAAAAACTGGAATCACAGCAAGTAACCGATAATGCTGCACCAGAAACAGCCCCCCCGTCACCTGAGAGAGAACAGCCCATATCACCTGTTGCAAAGAAAACAGAGCAGAAAAAAAAGGTTACGCCGAATAATGAAATGCCTGAAATTCCGGGAGTAAAAATAGATGTATCCGAGAAATCCTATGACGATATTGCTAAGTCAATTAAAGCCAAATATGAACAAAAAGGTTTAATGGTGCCTGCTACATTGCTGGCATTGTCAATGATCGCATTCATGATCAGTATTTGGTTCTTTTGTCACCGCACGGACTCTATAGGATTTCTCGGCTGTCTCATGGATTTACTCAGTTTTTGA
- a CDS encoding PEP-CTERM sorting domain-containing protein → MFDLKKLIVLFVVSILCMGGAVHAASGSDGKGSEKHSSSDNKKSSSDKDHESSDDKDHESTGENKKAFYDDKHDSWSGGSHLSLKDDDDYTPSSGDNKDSWGGKVFGGHDFNPGLGQGGDHWNDFSTSSVPEPETYAILIAGLSLLGFLSRRKKKDI, encoded by the coding sequence ATGTTTGATTTAAAGAAACTAATTGTATTATTTGTCGTAAGTATTCTTTGCATGGGTGGAGCGGTTCATGCAGCTTCAGGAAGCGATGGGAAAGGGTCCGAAAAACATTCCTCATCAGACAACAAAAAATCATCAAGTGATAAGGATCATGAGTCTTCTGATGATAAAGATCATGAGTCGACTGGCGAAAACAAAAAAGCTTTTTACGATGATAAGCATGACTCATGGAGTGGTGGAAGTCATCTATCATTGAAGGATGATGATGACTACACACCTTCAAGTGGGGATAACAAAGATTCATGGGGTGGAAAAGTATTTGGCGGGCATGATTTTAACCCTGGTTTAGGACAGGGTGGTGACCATTGGAATGATTTTTCAACATCCTCCGTTCCCGAACCGGAAACATATGCTATATTAATTGCAGGTCTGAGTTTGCTGGGTTTTCTATCGCGCCGTAAGAAAAAGGATATTTAA
- a CDS encoding DUF2798 domain-containing protein, with amino-acid sequence MKQKILAHCIYCLMMSATMTGCVSATVTAVNLGFSDAFIREWLYSWSIAFPIGFGVLIVLSPLYRRVVEAIVR; translated from the coding sequence ATGAAGCAAAAAATATTAGCGCATTGTATTTATTGTTTAATGATGTCGGCGACTATGACCGGTTGTGTATCCGCGACAGTCACCGCAGTCAATCTTGGTTTTTCTGACGCTTTTATCAGAGAATGGCTTTATTCATGGAGCATTGCTTTTCCAATTGGTTTCGGTGTCTTAATTGTACTGTCACCGCTCTATAGGCGTGTTGTGGAAGCAATCGTACGTTAG
- a CDS encoding nucleoside deaminase: MNHWINIKLPIPKWLNTWAIGIPETLPDANQRMSLVIDLARMSIKNGGGPFGAAVFNQHTGELIAPGVNWVVPGKSSLLHAEVMALVLAEQTLGSYELASHGSFELVTSVEPCCQCLGVLLWAGVASVVCGAHSEDAQAIGFNEGPRSMHWEQELKQRGVSVTREVMRPQAVEVLQSYTGEIYNSQLQVSNRSG, encoded by the coding sequence ATGAATCATTGGATTAATATTAAATTACCCATTCCAAAATGGCTGAATACTTGGGCTATCGGAATTCCAGAAACCCTTCCCGATGCGAACCAAAGAATGTCTCTGGTCATTGATTTAGCTCGTATGAGCATAAAAAATGGAGGAGGGCCATTCGGCGCGGCCGTTTTTAATCAACATACCGGCGAACTTATTGCGCCGGGAGTCAATTGGGTTGTTCCGGGGAAATCCTCATTATTGCATGCCGAAGTGATGGCGCTGGTTTTAGCGGAACAAACGCTAGGAAGTTATGAACTCGCAAGTCATGGTTCGTTTGAGCTGGTGACCAGTGTGGAACCGTGTTGTCAGTGTTTGGGTGTGTTGCTGTGGGCAGGTGTGGCCTCGGTTGTGTGTGGCGCGCATTCGGAGGATGCACAGGCGATCGGCTTTAATGAAGGTCCCCGCTCGATGCACTGGGAGCAGGAACTGAAGCAAAGAGGAGTCAGCGTAACACGGGAAGTGATGCGTCCTCAGGCTGTAGAGGTGTTACAGAGCTATACCGGGGAGATTTATAACAGTCAGTTACAAGTTTCAAACCGGTCTGGATAA
- the ybaL gene encoding YbaL family putative K(+) efflux transporter: MEHNIELITTIAAGFGLALIFGFIAERLKTPALVGYLLAGIAIGPATPGFVADIGIASQLSEIGIMLLMFGVGLHFSLNDLLAVKRIALPGAIVQMVVATILGMVLADSWGWSLGAGLVLGLSLSCASTVVLLKALESRGLLETMNGQIAVGWLIVEDLVTVLILVLLPSFATMLGGSNGTESATSSLWLTVGHTLLLVSAFIALMLVVGHRVLPWLLWQVARTGSRELFTLSVVAFAICIAYGAAALFNVSFALGAFFAGMVMRESEFSHRAAEESLPLRDAFAVLFFVSVGMLFDPTILINEPMHVLAVVAIIIVGKSMAAMLLVLMLRYPLNTALTVAASLGQIGEFSFILAGLGLSLGLMSSEGMSLVLAGALISIAFNPIAFAAVVPIRNWILKYSAVARKYENRDDPFAELPMSTERKFLQGQVVIVGYGHVGQRIANALNEKDIPYIIAEQNRELVQDLRKQGKNAVSGDATEPSVLIQAHITDAAMLVVATSDPLNVRQMIDTARTLNPSIEIVLRTRSEDETKLLRKDKIGTVFFGEEELAKSMTHHILDRFNAKSESTHKES; encoded by the coding sequence ATGGAACATAACATTGAACTGATTACTACGATTGCAGCAGGCTTTGGTCTGGCTTTAATCTTTGGCTTTATTGCGGAACGGCTTAAAACTCCGGCATTGGTAGGTTATCTGCTCGCTGGGATTGCTATTGGCCCCGCCACACCTGGGTTTGTCGCAGACATTGGCATTGCTTCTCAATTATCAGAAATCGGTATTATGTTATTGATGTTTGGGGTTGGATTGCATTTCTCACTGAATGATCTGCTTGCAGTAAAACGTATCGCTTTGCCAGGTGCAATCGTTCAAATGGTCGTTGCGACCATTTTAGGCATGGTTCTGGCTGATTCCTGGGGCTGGAGTTTAGGTGCGGGCTTAGTTCTGGGTTTGTCATTATCTTGTGCCAGTACGGTTGTTTTGCTTAAAGCGCTTGAATCACGTGGTCTTCTGGAAACTATGAACGGTCAGATTGCCGTTGGCTGGCTGATTGTTGAAGACCTTGTCACCGTATTGATTCTTGTACTTTTACCTTCGTTTGCCACCATGCTGGGAGGATCTAACGGAACTGAGAGTGCAACAAGCTCTCTATGGCTCACCGTCGGACATACATTGTTACTGGTTTCAGCTTTTATTGCGTTGATGCTGGTAGTCGGTCATCGTGTATTGCCTTGGTTGTTGTGGCAAGTCGCGCGCACGGGCTCGCGTGAATTATTTACTCTTTCTGTCGTCGCTTTCGCGATTTGCATTGCTTATGGTGCTGCAGCACTATTTAACGTGTCGTTTGCACTCGGTGCTTTCTTCGCTGGCATGGTCATGCGCGAATCTGAGTTCAGTCATCGTGCCGCCGAGGAATCACTGCCATTACGCGATGCTTTTGCAGTGTTGTTTTTTGTTTCTGTCGGCATGCTGTTTGATCCCACCATTCTAATCAATGAACCCATGCATGTTTTAGCTGTAGTAGCCATTATTATTGTTGGCAAATCTATGGCAGCCATGCTGCTGGTTCTAATGCTTCGTTATCCACTCAATACAGCATTGACAGTGGCGGCAAGTTTAGGACAGATTGGAGAATTTTCTTTTATTCTTGCAGGATTGGGGCTATCGCTTGGATTGATGTCTAGTGAAGGAATGAGTCTGGTGCTTGCTGGCGCTCTAATCTCAATTGCTTTTAATCCGATTGCCTTTGCTGCAGTCGTGCCTATTAGAAATTGGATATTGAAATACTCTGCCGTAGCACGCAAATATGAAAATCGCGATGATCCATTCGCTGAGCTACCCATGAGCACTGAACGTAAATTTCTTCAGGGACAGGTTGTTATCGTGGGTTATGGCCACGTCGGTCAGCGCATTGCAAATGCGCTGAATGAAAAGGATATCCCTTATATCATCGCCGAGCAAAATCGTGAACTGGTACAAGATCTTCGCAAACAAGGCAAAAACGCAGTATCCGGTGATGCTACGGAACCTTCAGTACTGATACAAGCGCATATCACGGATGCCGCCATGCTGGTCGTTGCAACATCCGACCCGTTGAATGTTCGCCAGATGATTGATACCGCACGCACATTGAATCCGTCCATTGAAATTGTATTGCGTACTCGTAGCGAGGATGAAACAAAATTATTACGCAAAGACAAGATAGGTACTGTATTCTTTGGCGAGGAAGAGCTCGCCAAGAGCATGACCCATCACATATTGGATCGCTTCAATGCAAAATCTGAATCTACCCATAAAGAAAGCTAA
- a CDS encoding divalent metal cation transporter, translating into MSFNKIFSHFFSRLGPGLLYAGAAVGVSHLVQSTQAGGMFGFDLIIAIIIIHLIKYPFFEFGPRYTAATGHNILHGYKRLGKWAIWIYLLMSIATMFIIQAAITVVTAGLVTNIFGLEGLGGHDPQMVAFIISSALLLISFTLLVGGHYVLLDKLMKVIILVLTITSVAAVIMLLIDNPGHHESATVHFSFYDTAHLVFLATFLGWMPAPLDLSVWHSIWSESKNESDGKKTSMKEALFDFRVGYIGTAFLAVCFLLLGALVMYGSGETFAAGGAAFAGQLMNMYERALGGWAYPIVAIAALTTMFSTTLTVLDGFPRTIGIALELLFPRRIQHRNNEKTYLIWLLIIITGTLLILFFYMTSMREMVKIATVIAFVAAPILAILNMQAMFNKSVPDEHRPGKLMLLWCWLGVATLLGCSISYLLL; encoded by the coding sequence ATGTCATTCAACAAAATTTTTAGTCACTTTTTCTCACGCCTAGGTCCTGGATTATTATATGCAGGCGCCGCTGTCGGCGTATCCCATTTGGTGCAATCCACGCAGGCGGGTGGAATGTTTGGGTTTGATCTGATTATTGCCATCATCATTATTCATTTGATCAAATACCCGTTCTTTGAATTTGGGCCGCGCTATACCGCAGCAACCGGACATAACATATTGCACGGCTACAAACGGTTGGGAAAATGGGCGATATGGATTTATCTGCTCATGTCCATAGCCACCATGTTCATCATTCAGGCGGCTATTACCGTGGTCACTGCCGGTCTGGTCACTAATATTTTTGGGCTGGAAGGTCTTGGCGGACACGATCCGCAAATGGTTGCATTCATCATCAGCAGTGCGCTACTGCTAATTTCTTTCACATTATTGGTGGGCGGTCACTACGTATTACTGGATAAGTTGATGAAAGTCATTATCCTGGTTCTCACGATCACTTCTGTCGCGGCTGTCATCATGCTGCTAATCGATAATCCAGGTCATCATGAATCCGCGACCGTGCATTTTTCATTTTATGATACAGCACACTTAGTATTCTTAGCGACATTTCTTGGCTGGATGCCCGCACCGTTGGATCTTTCCGTATGGCATTCCATCTGGTCGGAAAGCAAAAACGAGAGTGACGGTAAGAAAACCAGCATGAAGGAAGCGTTGTTCGATTTCAGAGTGGGTTACATTGGCACTGCATTTTTAGCAGTCTGCTTTCTGTTACTCGGTGCACTTGTCATGTACGGCAGCGGTGAAACTTTTGCAGCCGGAGGCGCGGCATTCGCCGGTCAATTGATGAATATGTACGAACGCGCCTTGGGGGGATGGGCCTATCCGATTGTTGCCATTGCGGCACTGACAACCATGTTTAGCACCACACTCACGGTACTGGACGGTTTCCCGCGCACGATTGGCATCGCGCTGGAGTTGCTATTTCCGCGACGTATCCAGCATCGTAATAACGAAAAAACTTATTTAATCTGGTTACTCATCATCATTACCGGAACATTATTAATACTGTTCTTTTATATGACATCCATGCGCGAGATGGTAAAAATTGCCACCGTGATTGCTTTTGTAGCGGCGCCCATTCTGGCAATACTGAACATGCAGGCGATGTTTAACAAAAGCGTACCGGATGAACACCGCCCCGGAAAACTCATGTTACTCTGGTGTTGGTTGGGAGTGGCTACATTGCTGGGATGTTCGATCAGCTATTTATTACTTTAA
- a CDS encoding ABC transporter ATP-binding protein/permease, whose translation MRPTRLEKPAATRNNLKTIAALLPYLWEFKVRVVLALSLLVLAKLANVSVPLVLKEIVDALDQPRAMLVLPVFLLVSYGILRLCSTLFGELRDAIFAKVTQRAIRRVANKVFMHLHTLSLRFHLERQTGGVSRDIERGTRGISFLLNFMLFNILPTLLEISLVLAILISKYDIWFSIIIFLTLLAYIALTLIVTEWRMIFRRTMNNMDSKANTQAIDSLLNYETVKYFGNEAWEARRYDEHLQSWEKAAVRNQTSLATLNAGQSAIIAVGVTLLMLLAADKVVEGNMTLGDLVLINAFMLQLYMPLHFLGFVYREIKHSLADMERMFTLLDENKEIQDKPDAQILNAQNPAIRFSHVNFSYESNRQILFDVSFDIPAGKNIAVVGQSGSGKSTLARLLFRFYDVQSGCILINNQDIRDVTQQSLRASMGIVPQDTVLFNDSIYYNIAYGRPDATQEEIYAAARSAHIHDFIESLPEKYATIVGERGLKLSGGEKQRVAIARTILKNPEILIFDEATSALDSKSEKRIQAELKRIAKNRTTLTIAHRLSTIADADQILVMDHGRIIERGSHPQLLASNGSYAHMWELQQQEEIKQHL comes from the coding sequence ATGCGCCCCACACGTCTTGAGAAACCTGCAGCTACACGTAACAATTTGAAAACGATTGCCGCCCTGCTGCCCTATTTATGGGAATTCAAAGTCAGAGTTGTCCTGGCACTCAGTCTGTTGGTATTGGCCAAACTCGCCAATGTTTCGGTGCCATTAGTTTTAAAGGAAATTGTCGACGCTTTGGATCAACCACGCGCCATGCTGGTACTACCGGTTTTTTTATTGGTTAGTTATGGCATCTTGCGTCTGTGCAGCACTTTATTTGGAGAGCTGCGTGACGCAATCTTCGCTAAAGTAACGCAACGAGCAATTCGCCGGGTTGCGAACAAAGTATTCATGCATTTGCACACACTGTCTTTGCGTTTCCACCTGGAACGCCAAACCGGCGGCGTTTCACGCGATATTGAGCGGGGCACGCGCGGCATTTCATTCCTGTTAAATTTTATGCTGTTTAATATCCTGCCCACCTTGCTTGAAATCAGCCTGGTGCTCGCCATATTAATCAGCAAGTACGACATCTGGTTTTCCATTATCATATTTTTGACCCTGCTGGCCTATATTGCACTGACGCTTATCGTTACCGAATGGCGCATGATTTTTCGCCGCACCATGAACAACATGGATTCAAAAGCCAATACCCAGGCAATAGACAGCTTGCTAAATTACGAGACGGTAAAATATTTTGGCAACGAAGCCTGGGAAGCCCGCCGTTATGATGAGCATCTGCAATCATGGGAAAAGGCCGCTGTCCGCAACCAAACTTCACTGGCAACACTGAATGCCGGGCAAAGCGCCATCATCGCTGTGGGTGTCACGCTCTTAATGCTGCTGGCTGCGGATAAAGTCGTTGAAGGCAACATGACTTTAGGCGACCTGGTATTGATCAATGCTTTCATGTTGCAACTTTACATGCCATTGCATTTTCTGGGCTTTGTTTATCGTGAAATCAAGCATTCTCTGGCTGATATGGAACGCATGTTCACTTTATTAGATGAGAATAAGGAAATCCAGGATAAACCGGATGCCCAAATACTCAATGCGCAAAACCCTGCCATCCGCTTTAGCCATGTCAACTTTAGTTACGAATCCAATCGGCAGATACTGTTTGACGTTAGCTTTGATATTCCAGCCGGCAAAAACATTGCGGTGGTTGGCCAAAGCGGCTCGGGAAAATCCACACTCGCACGCTTGCTATTTCGGTTTTATGACGTGCAATCGGGTTGCATTCTGATCAATAATCAGGATATCCGGGATGTCACCCAGCAAAGTCTTCGGGCATCCATGGGCATCGTTCCGCAAGACACCGTGTTATTTAATGACAGCATTTATTACAACATCGCCTATGGCCGGCCGGATGCAACGCAGGAAGAGATTTACGCGGCAGCCCGGTCGGCACATATTCATGATTTTATTGAGAGCCTTCCGGAAAAATATGCAACCATTGTTGGTGAGCGCGGCTTGAAACTATCCGGTGGCGAAAAACAACGTGTGGCTATCGCCCGCACTATTCTGAAAAATCCGGAAATCCTGATTTTTGATGAAGCCACATCGGCACTAGATTCAAAATCCGAAAAACGCATCCAAGCGGAATTAAAACGCATCGCAAAAAACCGCACCACATTAACCATAGCCCACCGGCTTTCCACCATCGCCGATGCCGATCAAATTCTGGTGATGGACCATGGCCGTATCATCGAACGCGGCTCCCACCCGCAACTCCTGGCATCCAACGGCAGCTACGCGCATATGTGGGAGTTACAACAACAGGAAGAAATTAAGCAACACCTGTAA
- the motA gene encoding flagellar motor stator protein MotA, with protein sequence MLVSVGYIIIIISVFGGFALAGGHLASLWQPVELLMIGGGAVGAFVVGNSNKAIKATLKALPTVFKGSKYTKALYMDLMTLLYEVLGKIRKEGLMSIEGDVDDPASSPIFTKYPDILADHHITEFITDYLRLMVGGNLNSLEIESLMDSELETHHQEGEVPIHVVAKLGDGLPAFGIVAAVMGVVHTMESVHLPPAELGILIAAALVGTFLGILLAYGFVSPLAGKLEHNLHESSKMFECIKITLLANLNGYSPVLAVEFGRKVLFTTERPSFLELEEHVKQSKAK encoded by the coding sequence ATGCTTGTTTCTGTTGGTTATATCATCATTATCATTTCTGTTTTTGGCGGTTTTGCATTAGCTGGCGGACATCTCGCCTCTTTATGGCAACCCGTTGAGCTGCTCATGATTGGCGGTGGTGCTGTGGGTGCATTTGTAGTTGGCAATTCAAATAAAGCCATCAAAGCCACTTTAAAAGCGCTGCCTACTGTTTTTAAAGGTTCTAAATATACCAAAGCACTCTATATGGATTTAATGACATTGCTCTACGAAGTGCTCGGGAAAATCCGCAAAGAAGGATTAATGTCCATTGAAGGAGACGTGGATGATCCTGCCAGCAGCCCTATTTTCACAAAGTACCCCGATATTTTGGCTGATCACCATATCACAGAATTTATCACAGACTATTTGAGATTAATGGTCGGCGGCAATCTTAATTCACTGGAAATAGAGAGCCTAATGGATAGCGAGTTAGAAACACATCACCAGGAGGGAGAAGTGCCCATACATGTAGTCGCTAAACTGGGCGATGGATTGCCTGCTTTTGGCATTGTGGCTGCTGTAATGGGAGTGGTTCATACCATGGAATCGGTTCATCTTCCGCCAGCAGAACTGGGCATTTTGATTGCTGCGGCTTTGGTGGGCACATTTCTGGGAATCTTACTGGCATACGGATTTGTCAGTCCGCTCGCCGGAAAACTTGAACATAATTTGCATGAATCCAGCAAGATGTTTGAGTGTATAAAAATCACACTATTGGCTAATTTAAATGGCTATTCCCCGGTCCTTGCTGTTGAGTTCGGCAGAAAAGTCTTATTCACAACCGAAAGACCGTCTTTCCTTGAATTGGAAGAGCATGTCAAACAAAGCAAAGCAAAGTAG
- the motB gene encoding flagellar motor protein MotB encodes MADDLSQRPIVIKRIKKVAGGHHGGAWKIAYADFVTAMMAFFLLMWLLGSSTKSQLEGVSEYFKTPLKVALSGGSSVGESSSLIKGGGTDLTRQQGQIQKSTVKDDQKAKKIIKERAELIKLEGLKKKIEDAIEANPSLKKFANQLLLDITSDGLRIQIVDEQNRPMFASGKAELQPYTKTILHEIGKMLNDVENKISLSGHTDGKPFPSGDKGYSNWELSADRANASRRELIVGGMDASKVLQVIGLSSAVLFDKDAPLNPINRRISIVVMNERAEKSITMDKNTLDIDMQDEPNKELLQNPENSAL; translated from the coding sequence ATGGCCGATGATCTTTCACAGCGCCCGATAGTCATCAAGCGGATTAAGAAGGTAGCGGGTGGCCACCATGGTGGCGCCTGGAAAATTGCTTATGCTGATTTTGTAACTGCCATGATGGCATTCTTTTTATTAATGTGGCTATTGGGATCATCAACCAAGAGTCAATTGGAAGGCGTTTCTGAATATTTTAAAACACCGTTAAAAGTTGCCCTGTCGGGCGGATCATCGGTTGGTGAAAGCAGCAGTTTAATTAAAGGCGGCGGAACCGATTTGACACGTCAGCAAGGCCAAATACAGAAAAGCACTGTAAAAGACGACCAAAAAGCCAAGAAAATCATCAAGGAACGCGCCGAGTTGATTAAGTTGGAAGGGCTAAAAAAGAAAATAGAAGATGCGATTGAAGCTAATCCATCATTAAAGAAATTTGCAAACCAGCTTTTACTGGATATTACATCGGATGGCTTAAGAATCCAAATTGTGGATGAACAGAATCGCCCCATGTTTGCGTCGGGAAAAGCGGAACTGCAGCCGTATACGAAAACCATTCTGCATGAAATAGGTAAAATGCTCAACGATGTCGAAAACAAAATAAGCCTTTCCGGCCATACGGATGGAAAACCATTTCCATCCGGCGACAAAGGCTATAGCAATTGGGAATTATCGGCTGATCGTGCGAATGCTTCACGGCGAGAGCTGATAGTTGGTGGCATGGATGCGAGTAAGGTTCTACAAGTCATTGGTTTGTCTTCCGCTGTGTTATTTGATAAGGATGCCCCGCTTAACCCCATTAATCGACGGATCAGTATCGTTGTTATGAATGAGAGAGCTGAGAAATCCATCACGATGGATAAAAACACACTCGATATTGATATGCAGGATGAGCCCAATAAAGAGTTATTACAGAACCCAGAAAATAGCGCCTTATAA